One Nicotiana tomentosiformis chromosome 4, ASM39032v3, whole genome shotgun sequence genomic window carries:
- the LOC104109157 gene encoding psbP domain-containing protein 2, chloroplastic: MSTLSSVTRSIAYNGFFQNLIMTMPITPPQIIKRKRSLTVSSLSIPHNNETNKSMAEMVPIVSNRRVLNLSILTVLLWDPFSTFSVAIGGEVLELERYTDSTEGFTLLRPSSWIKVDKAGATVLFQDANKGSNNVGVVVIPVKIATLSQFGTPQFVADKLILAEKRKESTKEAEVIAVSERTGEGGLQVYEFEYKIDSTRGGMKRILSAAFVASGKLYLLNIAHSDGLESPIDPDRRNTLEQILHSFDTAPST; the protein is encoded by the exons ATGTCTACCTTAAGCTCAGTAACTCGCTCAATTGCGTACAATGGCTTCTTCCAAAACCTTATTATGACTATGCCCATTACTCCACCACAGATTATAAAGAGAAAGCGAAGTTTAACTGTATCATCACTCTCCATTCCTCACAATAATGAGACGAACAAATCCATGGCAGAAATGGTTCCAATTGTTTCAAACAGGCGAGTGCTTAATTTATCCATTTTGACGGTCTTATTGTGGGACCCTTTCTCAACCTTCTCTGTAGCCATTGGTGGTGAGGTGTTAGAGCTTGAAAGATACACTGATTCTACTGAAGGTTTCACTCTCCTCAGACCTTCTTCTTGGATTAAG GTTGATAAGGCTGGGGCAACTGTCCTGTTTCAGGATGCAAACAAGGGATCCAACAATGTAGGCGTTGTGGTTATCCCTGTAAAAATAGCAACCCTTAGCCAATTCGGGACTCCACAATTTGTGGCAGATAAGCTAATTCTGGCTGAAAAGCGCAAG GAGAGTACAAAGGAGGCTGAGGTGATTGCAGTATCAGAAAGAACGGGAGAAGGAGGTCTTCAAGTGTATGAGTTTGAGTACAAGATTGATAGCACCAGAGGAGGGATGAAGAGGATATTGTCTGCTGCATTTGTGGCGTCTGGGAAGCTCTATCTGTTAAATATTGCACACTCTGATGGATTAGAAAGTCCTATCGACCCAGATAGAAGAAATACGTTGGAACAGATTCTTCATTCCTTTGATACTGCTCCGTCGACCTAA